A window of Photobacterium sp. GJ3 contains these coding sequences:
- a CDS encoding ATP-dependent DNA helicase, with protein sequence MIAKFFQPGGALEKAIPGFQARQPQIDMAEAVENAIKHQHQLVVEAGTGTGKTFAYLVPALVKGHKTIISTGSKNLQEQLFNRDLPLMTDALGFTGKVALLKGRSNYLCLDRLSRQITESHGGFVDQAQLSQLVTIRSWSSATKTGDVSECDAIPEDSPVIPMITSTNDNCLGRECPSYEDCFVVKARRKAMDADVVVVNHHLFMADLAIKETGFGELIPEADVFIFDEAHQIPDIASQYFGQSLSSRQLQELAKDITIGYRTEARDMRQLEKMADRLSMAASDMRMVLGEPGYRGNWRDAVSSPAIQRELTRLNDALELAHDVLKLALGRSELLDAAFERTTLLKARLKRLCDTSITGYSYWYECTPRHFSLHITPLSVAEKFHEQIEQQKGAWIFTSATLAVDEDFGHFSHRLGLQPAAQMSLPSPFDYEQQALLCVPRFLPEPNSHGMAAKLVSMMAPVIEANQGRCFFLCTSHQMVRELAEGFRECLSLPVLVQGETSKQKLLAEYLELGNALLIATGAFWEGIDVRGQALSCVIIDKLPFTAPDDPLLKARIEDCRLRGGDPFSQVQIPDAVITLKQGVGRLIRDQQDKGVLVICDNRLVTRPYGAVFLRSLPPIPRTRDVNGVGQFLSGLHQAQDIADSQHSEA encoded by the coding sequence ATGATTGCGAAATTTTTTCAACCCGGCGGTGCGCTGGAAAAAGCCATTCCCGGATTTCAGGCACGCCAGCCCCAGATTGACATGGCAGAAGCGGTTGAGAACGCAATCAAGCATCAGCATCAGCTGGTGGTCGAGGCGGGCACCGGGACGGGAAAAACCTTTGCTTATCTGGTGCCTGCATTGGTGAAAGGCCATAAAACAATCATCAGTACCGGTTCTAAAAACCTTCAGGAGCAGTTGTTCAACCGTGATTTGCCTTTAATGACCGACGCGCTGGGATTTACCGGCAAAGTGGCATTACTGAAAGGGCGGTCGAACTATCTGTGTCTGGATCGCTTGAGCCGTCAGATCACTGAGAGCCACGGTGGGTTTGTCGATCAGGCTCAGCTCAGTCAGCTGGTGACTATCCGAAGCTGGTCTTCTGCAACCAAAACGGGCGATGTCAGCGAATGTGATGCCATTCCGGAAGACAGCCCGGTGATCCCCATGATCACTTCAACGAATGACAATTGTCTGGGACGCGAGTGTCCGTCTTATGAAGATTGTTTTGTGGTGAAAGCTCGCCGCAAAGCCATGGACGCGGATGTTGTGGTGGTCAATCATCACTTGTTCATGGCCGATCTCGCCATCAAAGAAACCGGGTTCGGTGAGCTGATCCCGGAAGCCGATGTCTTTATTTTTGACGAAGCCCACCAGATCCCGGATATCGCCAGCCAGTACTTCGGGCAGAGCCTGTCGAGTCGTCAGCTTCAGGAACTGGCTAAAGATATTACCATTGGCTACCGCACTGAAGCGCGCGATATGCGTCAGCTGGAGAAGATGGCCGACCGGCTCAGTATGGCTGCCTCGGACATGCGCATGGTTCTGGGCGAACCCGGCTATCGCGGCAACTGGCGCGATGCAGTCAGCAGCCCGGCGATTCAGCGGGAACTGACCCGGCTGAATGACGCGCTGGAACTGGCGCATGATGTGCTGAAATTGGCTCTGGGGCGGAGCGAATTGCTCGATGCCGCATTCGAGCGGACGACTTTACTCAAAGCCCGTCTCAAACGGTTGTGTGACACATCGATCACCGGCTATTCCTATTGGTACGAGTGCACGCCAAGACACTTTAGTCTGCATATTACGCCGTTGTCGGTCGCAGAAAAGTTTCATGAGCAGATTGAACAGCAGAAAGGCGCATGGATTTTTACATCGGCGACGCTGGCGGTGGACGAGGATTTTGGTCACTTCAGCCATCGTCTGGGTTTACAGCCTGCGGCACAGATGTCACTGCCCAGTCCGTTTGATTATGAGCAGCAGGCGTTGCTGTGTGTACCGCGTTTCTTGCCGGAGCCAAACAGTCATGGCATGGCCGCGAAACTGGTGAGCATGATGGCCCCCGTGATTGAAGCGAATCAGGGACGGTGTTTTTTCCTGTGCACCTCACATCAGATGGTCCGGGAATTGGCCGAAGGATTTCGTGAGTGCCTGTCGTTGCCGGTGCTGGTTCAGGGCGAAACCAGCAAACAAAAATTGCTGGCAGAATATCTGGAATTGGGAAATGCGCTGCTTATTGCAACAGGTGCGTTCTGGGAAGGCATCGATGTTAGAGGGCAAGCGCTCAGCTGTGTTATTATCGACAAACTTCCTTTTACCGCGCCGGATGATCCATTGCTGAAGGCCCGGATTGAGGATTGCCGCCTGCGTGGCGGGGATCCATTCTCGCAAGTTCAGATACCGGATGCGGTGATCACCCTGAAGCAGGGTGTCGGCCGTTTGATTCGGGACCAGCAGGACAAAGGCGTGCTGGTGATTTGCGATAACCGTTTGGTCACGCGCCCTTATGGCGCTGTATTTTTACGAAGCTTGCCGCCGATCCCCCGGACCCGGGATGTGAACGGCGTCGGGCAGTTTCTGTCTGGCCTGCATCAGGCGCAGGACATTGCAGACAGCCAGCATTCAGAGGCTTGA
- the tsaB gene encoding tRNA (adenosine(37)-N6)-threonylcarbamoyltransferase complex dimerization subunit type 1 TsaB, which translates to MSSKILAVDTATENCSVALISGSEVIARCAFAPREHTTKILPMVDEVLAEAGYRLGELDALAFGRGPGSFTGVRIGIGIAQGLAFGADLPMIGVSTLAAMAQGTYRKHQAEYVLAAIDARMGEIYWGQYQRQVNGDWKVLGDEAVFPPELAADRLIAVPEARWLTAGTGWKSYEEQLAALAVEKQVSTVLYPEAQDMAWLAQFALQRGETVDAEHASPVYLRDEVTWKKLPGRE; encoded by the coding sequence ATGAGCAGTAAGATTTTAGCTGTAGATACCGCGACCGAGAATTGCTCCGTCGCGCTTATATCAGGAAGCGAAGTGATCGCACGTTGTGCGTTTGCGCCGCGTGAGCACACCACCAAAATTTTGCCTATGGTTGATGAAGTTCTGGCAGAAGCCGGATATCGTCTGGGCGAACTGGACGCACTGGCCTTTGGCCGGGGACCGGGCAGTTTTACCGGGGTTCGCATTGGTATTGGGATCGCTCAGGGATTGGCGTTCGGTGCAGATCTGCCCATGATTGGGGTGTCTACACTGGCGGCAATGGCTCAGGGGACGTACCGCAAACATCAGGCAGAATACGTTCTGGCAGCCATCGATGCCCGAATGGGCGAAATCTACTGGGGTCAGTATCAGCGTCAGGTCAATGGCGACTGGAAGGTTCTGGGCGATGAAGCCGTGTTCCCACCTGAATTGGCTGCAGATCGTTTGATTGCTGTGCCTGAAGCCCGCTGGTTGACCGCAGGGACCGGCTGGAAAAGTTATGAGGAACAATTAGCGGCGCTGGCGGTCGAAAAGCAAGTCAGTACAGTCCTTTATCCTGAAGCCCAGGATATGGCCTGGCTGGCTCAGTTTGCTTTGCAGCGTGGCGAAACGGTCGATGCTGAGCATGCCAGTCCGGTTTATCTGCGTGATGAAGTCACGTGGAAAAAATTGCCTGGTAGAGAATAA
- a CDS encoding chromosome segregation ATPase, which translates to MVTIPRLPTTTQAPQRTRRTNRKQKTEISASSAPQPTVVAQVVAETIKDPALIENARSQVQYDSPQGKNKQALSAYMDVLHQAKREEYARLLGIDLFV; encoded by the coding sequence ATGGTCACCATACCGCGTTTACCGACAACCACTCAGGCGCCGCAGCGAACCCGGCGGACGAACCGAAAGCAGAAAACTGAAATTTCTGCTTCGTCTGCACCTCAGCCGACTGTGGTGGCTCAAGTTGTTGCGGAAACGATCAAAGATCCGGCGCTGATAGAAAATGCGCGCAGTCAGGTGCAATACGATAGCCCGCAGGGCAAAAATAAACAGGCATTGTCAGCCTATATGGACGTATTGCATCAGGCCAAACGGGAAGAATACGCCCGGCTGCTTGGTATCGACTTGTTCGTTTAA
- a CDS encoding Slp family lipoprotein yields MVKKSILGVTLLLLSGCSQLPESLQTAAEQPITDLTMVIENPQGVQGKDVRLGGVIASVVNEADRTRLEIASLPTDRSGRPDIQAKPQGRFIAYLDGFADPIEYAAGKLVTVAGQLRGSEIGQIGHFDYTYPVVFAQGQQVWQVKERIRLDDIDAYYRCLGIRCQYIHYGFRPGDATVHYQLTP; encoded by the coding sequence ATGGTGAAAAAGTCAATTCTTGGCGTGACCCTGCTGTTATTGAGCGGCTGTAGCCAACTGCCGGAAAGTTTGCAAACCGCTGCCGAGCAGCCCATCACTGATCTGACGATGGTGATTGAAAATCCGCAAGGTGTGCAGGGTAAAGATGTCAGGCTTGGTGGCGTGATTGCATCCGTTGTGAATGAAGCCGATCGTACCCGGCTAGAGATCGCAAGCTTGCCCACTGATCGTTCCGGACGACCGGATATCCAGGCAAAGCCGCAGGGCCGCTTTATCGCTTATCTGGACGGTTTTGCCGATCCGATTGAATATGCTGCAGGTAAACTGGTGACCGTTGCCGGTCAGCTTCGCGGCAGCGAAATTGGTCAGATTGGTCATTTCGATTACACCTATCCGGTTGTTTTTGCACAAGGTCAGCAGGTCTGGCAGGTGAAAGAACGTATTCGTCTGGATGACATCGACGCCTATTACCGCTGTCTCGGGATACGTTGCCAGTATATTCACTACGGTTTCCGGCCGGGTGATGCGACCGTTCACTATCAACTGACGCCGTAG